In one Anticarsia gemmatalis isolate Benzon Research Colony breed Stoneville strain chromosome 9, ilAntGemm2 primary, whole genome shotgun sequence genomic region, the following are encoded:
- the LOC142975787 gene encoding uncharacterized protein LOC142975787: MDPAILSSDDSCDSEMKSMKTELTDFGLEDERLSKEEMRDLLKALKNSKCTEKDEEVSRVKTESNASNPVSNNSKSMKRRYLNVKDRRMPWSLLPNTLTQAEKARTLAVYIKLMSIHTYRQARQSSIFAAWPPPIQIFEETTRVQPVRSTRSGRSVPVYADFDDDSSDLDFVVAKTKKRKISSSDHNGSDGVYTNKVLSLKRKPAKDDNNRPVKEAKISTDNKIEVAAENHVKPKKDLFTLIED; encoded by the exons atggatccCGCGATTCTTTCTTCTGACGATAGTTGTGATTCTGAAATGAAATCAATGAAAACTGAATTGACTG aTTTTGGTTTAGAAGATGAGCGCTTGAGCAAAGAAGAAATGAGAGATCTTCTAAAGGCTCTGAAAAATTCTAAATGCACTGAAAAAGATGAAGAAGTTTCTCGTGtaaaa ACTGAAAGTAATGCATCTAATCCTGTTTCAAATAATTCCAAGTCTATGAAAAGgcgttatttaaatgttaaagataGGCGTATGCCATGGAGCTTATTACCCAATACTTTAACACAAGCAGAGAAAGCCAGAACACTTGCTGTATACATAAAACTTATGTCGATACATACTTATCGCCAAGCACGGCAATCTTCTATCTTTGCTGCCTGGCCCCCaccaatacaaatatttgaagaGACAACAAGAGTGCAACCCGTTAGATCAACTAGGAGTGGGAGATCTGTACCTGTCTATGCAGACTTTGATGATGATTCATCAGATTTAGATTTTGTTGTagctaaaactaaaaaaagaaagatatCATCAAGTGATCATAATGGCAGTGATGGAGTTTACACTAATAAAGTTCtgagtttaaaaagaaaaccagCTAAAGATGACAATAATAGGCCAGTGAAAGAAGCAAAAATAAGtacagataataaaatagaGGTTGCTGCAGAAAACCATGTGAAGCCTAAGAAAGACCTCTTTACATTAATTGAAGACTGA
- the LOC142975785 gene encoding acyl-CoA Delta-9 desaturase-like isoform X2, producing MAPITVTETELEHPLRTNDWLESKLTHRSKETYQNGSTTKTLTVDTYDKMLRPEPSFLKPIRRLEKKIGFTTPLRWMNLLPIIGIHIVAVVWGLHFLFSGKPVHWATAVFGYLVGQLAGFGVTAGVHRMWCHRSYKAKLPLQWILIICYSIAGQNTIYEWVRDHRVHHKFSETTADPHDANRGFFYAHVGWLMMKKHPDVVEKGSKLDLSDIVNDPLIQFHTKYFWVFKIAFCWVIPSIIPPLVWGETWELSILSQCVLRYVASLNFTWSVNSFAHLWGNKPYDKNIMPVENWGVSAVALGEGWHNYHHTFPFDYKASELGMSLNLTTTILNYFAKIGWAYDMKEASPSLVRSVAEARGDPEHRHHHHH from the exons ATGGCTCCCATCACTGTTACTGAGACAGAACTAGAACACCCCCTTCGTACCAATGACTGGCTAGAGAGCAAACTCACTCACCGTTCTAAAGAAACTTATCAGAATGGAAGCACTACCAAAACTCTTACAGTCGACACTTATGATAAAATGTTACGACCTGAACCAAGCTTTTTGAAACCCATCAGACGGCTAGAGAAGAAAATTGGGTTTACAACGCCTCTTCGATGGATGAACCTTTTACCTATTATTGGCATCCATATTGTTGCTGTCGTGTGGGGTctacactttttattttctgGTAAACCTGTACATTGGGCTACGGCAGTATTTG gataCTTGGTCGGTCAACTGGCAGGCTTCGGTGTAACAGCAGGAGTTCATCGAATGTGGTGTCATCGTTCCTACAAAGCTAAATTACCGCTACAGTGGATTTTAATCATATGCTACTCCATTGCTGGTCAA aACACAATTTACGAATGGGTCCGGGACCACAGGGTGCACCACAAATTCTCGGAGACCACTGCGGACCCACACGATGCTAACCGCGGTTTCTTCTACGCCCATGTTGGATGGCTTATGATGAAGAAACATCCTGATGTTGTGGAGAAAGGCTCCAAGCTCGACCTCAGTGATATCGTCAATGATCCTCTCATTCAATTCCACACCAA GTACTTTTGGGTATTCAAGATAGCGTTCTGCTGGGTCATACCGTCGATTATACCTCCACTGGTGTGGGGCGAGACCTGGGAACTCTCCATTCTGTCTCAATGTGTACTGCGTTACGTTGCCAGCCTCAACTTCACCTGGTCGGTAAACAGCTTCGCACATCTATGGGGCAACAAGCCATATGATAA AAACATAATGCCAGTAGAGAACTGGGGTGTATCCGCTGTGGCTCTGGGAGAAGGGTGGCACAATTACCACCACACATTTCCCTTCGACTACAAAGCATCAGAACTGGGCATGTCACTCAACCTCACGACGACGATACTGAATTACTTCGCTAAGATCGGATGGGCCTACGACATGAAGGAAGCCTCGCCGTCTCTTGTTCGGTCTGTTGCTGAAGCTCGAGGTGACCCAGAACACCGTCATCACCACCATCACTAA
- the LOC142975783 gene encoding putative glutamate receptor isoform X2 has protein sequence MIVGEINAYCPETALVPLPFVLEYAVWRGWHQAIIYTPDREQGCQWATVRLMKCLSINGVASALNSLDNVRLHAHLGIIILTPRLKRNATGNITKLIKKLHELQMDTSAFDWLIAARSNQDYALINEILNATSIRFDQNIVVGYTYSRPSKPGYERKPLAGLCDTNFIYKINRDLHTQRRRNHYQNDFRYMRNNQKTEYERNYYRTSERFRNLTRQKTYKSDGSVLPLFHSGVTNYNYSRMYNMVNVSKFSLNNRLKKHGVTNKLDPKLRIISMIQYFKVRTNSTLYAYFLGNWNQQDSMSAVEAPYPVEARNFLGEKLIIGRCNSTMDGSPSLDDDGPPAGPMLDDILHFLTVRLNTTSLIRYYGKLGFRTYEGTWTGLLGALMDHSVDMALEPVTVHATRRQDMDFIFPIAETMCNIYIRQQETSTVRDIFLAPFSVRLVLCVVAVALVAALAIVIISRMTSSLRESTRKMGYTEALIWSTGILCQQGGTWTPSNPAASVLLIVCLFFAVVTYNAYAAFITSVLSVRVASVDTIAAVLHSPNFKIGYIRNGADQMYLMSTKDVQLNAFYIRGYSDADNLVSSAEEGLARAARQDYAFFAGQRVARSTLRSLSQARGRCAVRELPVHSTRAHLAFPLPRHSPYARPTLVSLLQLRSGGALARLEAALVPDMPQCAPPPGFASARATDVRSALILLTVGLISSLILGVGEYCWKNRQKLKSLLKTCYGRLIHLIMQ, from the exons ATGATAGTGGGTGAAATAAATGCTTATTGCCCTGAAACAGCGTTGGTGCCTTTGCCTTTTGTGCTAGAGTATGCTGTATGGCGCGGATGGCACCAAGCTATCATCTATACACCCGATCGAGAAcaag GTTGTCAATGGGCTACTGTTCGTTTGATGAAATGCCTCAGCATCAATGGTGTGGCTTCAGCTTTGAATTCACTGGACAATGTTCGATTGCATGCACATCTTGGTATTATCATCTTAACTCCCCGTCTCAAAAGAAATGCTACAGGCAACATTACCAAGCTTATAAAGAAG ttgcATGAATTACAAATGGATACTTCAGCATTCGACTGGCTAATAGCGGCAAGATCGAATCAAGATTATGCATTAATCAATGAAATACTGAATGCTACATCTATTCGCTTTGATCAAAACATTGTCGTCGGTTACACCTACAGTAGACCCAGTAAACCAGGGTATGAAAGGAAGCCCCTGGCCGGCCTTTGtgatacaaattttatttataagatcaACCGAGATTTGCATACTCAACGTCGACGCAACCATTACCAGAACGATTTTCGGTATATGCGTAATAACCAGAAAACTGAATATGAAAGGAATTACTACCGTACTTCGGAAAGGTTTAGAAACCTCACGAGgcaaaaaacttataaaagcGATGGCAGTGTTCTACCACTGTTCCACTCAGgagtaactaattataattattcaagaATGTACAATATGGTGAATGTGAGCAAGTTTTCACTCAACAATCGGCTGAAGAAACACGGCGTAACCAACAAACTAGACCCAAAGTTGAGAATAATTAGCATGATCCAGTACTTCAAAGTGCGAACAAATTCAACGTTGTATGCTTATTTTTTGG gAAATTGGAATCAGCAGGACTCTATGTCAGCGGTAGAAGCACCGTACCCGGTTGAAGCTAGGAATTTCTTGGGCGAGAAATTGATAATTGGAAGATGTAATTCTACAATGGATGGGAGCCCCTCGTTAGATGATGATGGGCCTCCAGCGGGACCCATGCTTGATGATATCCTTCATTTCTTAACAGTGCGATTGAATACAAC GTCCTTGATCCGGTATTACGGTAAGTTAGGGTTCCGTACGTATGAGGGCACTTGGACAGGATTATTGGGGGCTCTAATGGACCATTCAGTGGATATGGCTTTGGAACCCGTTACGGTGCATGCAACTCGACGCCAAGATATGGACTTCATATTTCCTATTGCAGAGACCAT GTGTAACATTTACATTCGTCAACAAGAGACATCTACGGTTCGCGACATATTTCTAGCGCCGTTCAGCGTCCGACTGGTCTTATGTGTGGTAGCAGTGGCCTTAGTAGCAGCCTTAGCCATTGTGATCATCAGTAGAATGACGTCATCACTACGAGAAAGTACCAGGAAGATGGGTTACACTGAAGCTTTAATTTGGTCTACAGGCATTCTGTGTCAACAAG GTGGAACATGGACGCCATCAAACCCCGCTGCGAGTGTGCTGCTCATCGTGTGTCTGTTCTTCGCTGTAGTCACATACAATGCCTATGCAGCCTTCATAACATCAGTCTTGTCCGTTCGTGTAGCAAGTGTGGACACCATCGCCGCTGTACTGCATTCACCTAACTTCAAAATCGGATATATAAGGAATGGAGCTGATCAGATGTATCTAATG TCAACAAAAGACGTGCAGTTAAACGCTTTCTACATCCGAGGGTATTCAGACGCGGATAACCTGGTGTCGTCTGCTGAAGAAGGACTGGCTCGTGCAGCTAGGCAAGATTACGCTTTCTTTGCAGGCCAACGAGTCGCGCGATCTACATTAAG GTCGCTCAGCCAGGCACGTGGTCGATGTGCAGTGAGGGAACTGCCGGTCCATTCGACGCGAGCTCATCTTGCTTTCCCATTACCAAGACATTCCCCGTATGCCAGACCTACTCTTGTCTC TCTGTTGCAGTTGCGCAGTGGTGGTGCCCTGGCCAGGTTAGAAGCAGCCTTGGTCCCTGACATGCCTCAATGCGCCCCGCCGCCAGGGTTTGCCTCTGCCCGAGCTACTGACGTTCGCTCTGCACTGATCTTACTCACCGTTGGTCTCATATCCTCTCTCATATTAG GTGTTGGAGAGTATTGCTGGAAAAATCGTCAGAAATTGAAATCTTTATTAAAGACATGTTACGGCCGGCTGATACATTTaattatgcaataa
- the LOC142975785 gene encoding uncharacterized protein LOC142975785 isoform X1, with the protein MEERQALSKLRANRDVLVLKADKGNATVVMDSEDYDRKIRSLLSDTSVYKSVSYNPTARVTKRIRSLIRDHEDLFAEDVFQRLARPKCVQPPKLYGLPKVHKESVPLRPIVSQIDSPTYDLAKHIASVLQPLTGKTASFVKDSRHFVDIIKTMRVEPDEVMVSFDVESLFTNVPIQDCLDVVEMKLRETGLSSEYVVLLKNCLEGNYFLYRGQYYLQTDGVAMGSPVAPVMANIWMEHFEQSIDMQAYNVKLWKRYVDDVYCIMRGDKQDVERLLNTLNSIHPNINFTYEMETDRSLAFLDVEVKVRTDGTLGHTVYRKPTHTDRYLHADSHHHPRHLQSVVTSLTNRAYDLCDPEHLDGELSHVQEVLKRNGYRRTERRLKRQEYQTGVSRVPAFMPYIKGVTDKVGTVLKKYSIKTVYSPFSKVANHLRTPKDVIPLQTPGVYKVDCSCGSSYIGQTKRTIAERVKEHIAAVKNRQVNKSAIAEHLLEAGTNHWIELHQPRVLSTDRHYYSRIVREAVEIKKHSNFNREDGYRLSSTWNPVISKCSRRRHDVTRQCKDVVSVVCRSTDNSEQCTLSENQVRVGIETRAARRRRLAATSVSS; encoded by the coding sequence AtggaagagcgtcaagcactatCGAAACTGCGGGCTAATCGTGACGTCTTAGTGCTTAAGGCTGATAAAGGAAACGCCACCGTAGTAATGGACTCAGAGGACTATGACAGAAAAATACGGAGTCTGTTGAGTGACACTTCTGTTTACAAATCAGTGTCATATAACCCTACTGCCAGAGTGACGAAACGTATACGTTCACTCATCAGGGACCATGAAGACCTTTTCGCGGAGGATGTGTTTCAGCGTCTCGCAAGACCCAAGTGCGTTCAGCCGCCGAAGTTATACGGTTTGCCTAAAGTACATAAGGAGAGTGTACCGCTGCGCCCTATAGTGAGTCAAATCGATTCTCCCACCTATGATTTGGCGAAACACATCGCGTCAGTATTGCAACCGTTAACAGGTAAAACTGCATCCTTCGTAAAAGACTCACGTCACTTTGTTGATATCATCAAGACCATGAGAGTGGAACCGGATGAGGTTATGGTGAGTTTTGATGTGGAGTCACTGTTCACCAACGTTCCCATTCAGGACTGTCTTGATGTCGTCGAGATGAAGTTGAGGGAAACCGGTCTGTCTAGTGAGTACGTCGTTTTACTGAAGAACTGCTTAGAAGGAAACTACTTTCTCTATCGTGGACAATACTACCTCCAGACCGACGGAGTGGCCATGGGTAGCCCAGTGGCACCGGTTATGGCCAACATCTGGATGGAACACTTCGAACAATCCATAGACATGCAGGCATACAATGTGAAGCTATGGAAAAGGTATGTTGACGATGTGTATTGTATCATGAGAGGAGATAAACAGGACGTAGAACGGCTGTTGAACACCCTGAACTCCATTCATCCTAATATCAACTTCACATATgaaatggagacagacagatcgttggcctttctcgatgtcgaagtaaaggtgagaacagatggtaccttgggccacactgtttaccgaaaaccgacacacaccgatagGTATCTTCACGCAGATTCGCATCACcatccgcgacacctgcaatccgtCGTGACATCGCTAACAAATAGAGCATACGACCTatgtgaccctgaacacctagacggtgaactctcacacgttcaggaggtacttaagcggAACGGATACAGGAGGACCGAACGgcgtctgaagaggcaagaataTCAGACTGGTGtaagcagagtaccagcttttatgccctacataaaaggagtaacggataaagttggaacagtactgaagaaatactccataaagactgtatatagtccgttctccaaagtagctaaccatttgcgcacgccaaaggatgtaattcctcttcagacacctggcgtttacaaggtggattgtagctgcggtagttcatacatcggacagaccaaaagaacaatagctgaaagggtcaaggaacatatcgcagctgtcaagaaccggcaagtcaacaaatccgcgatagctgagcacttgttggaagcaggaaccaatcactggatcgaactacatcaaccccgggtcctctccacagatcgtcactattactccaggatagtacgagaagcggttgaaatcaaaaaacactctaatttcaaccgtgaagatggataccgtttatcatctacgtggaatcctgtcatcagcaagtgcagccgtcgccggcatgacgtaacgcgccagtgtaaagacgtcgttagtgttgtgtgtcgaagtaccgacaattccgaacaatgtacactcagtgaaaaccaagtgagggtaggcatcgaaactcgggccgcaaggagacgacgcttagcagccacatcagtcagctcgtga
- the LOC142975783 gene encoding uncharacterized protein LOC142975783 isoform X1, translating into MCTSRDSLKSLIANRYGPEFVTKIKQLEFLRVKRVRLETSLRFLVRCRDADLVPSGVRIKPRKDIPHSDGILQNASVRLLRQLIRNCRYNVNSVVSELYDLHTECSAVLSVDDFNICDRVTYNQASRIYDLCIARHDAKFNRLINRCGKVIGKTRTPATSQRDTVINLSSSPIDNATHSVLSKGLNYAVTPKRIPYENVISGVEEVITRNKVPSNDADTLRQDVAVILRKSKLPKSNVTMEERQALSKLRANRDVLVLKADKGNATVVMDSEDYDRKIRSLLSDTSVYKSVSYNPTARVTKRIRSLIRDHEDLFAEDVFQRLARPKCVQPPKLYGLPKVHKESVPLRPIVSQIDSPTYDLAKHIASVLQPLTGKTASFVKDSRHFVDIIKTMRVEPDEVMVSFDVESLFTNVPIQDCLDVVEMKLRETGLSSEYVVLLKNCLEGNYFLYRGQYYLQTDGVAMGSPVAPVMANIWMEHFEQSIDMQAYNVKLWKRYVDDVYCIMRGDKQDVERLLNTLNSIHPNINFTYEMETDRSLAFLDVEVKVRTDGTLGHTVYRKPTHTDRYLHADSHHHPRHLQSVVTSLTNRAYDLCDPEHLDGELSHVQEVLKRNGYRRTERRLKRQEYQTGVSRVPAFMPYIKGVTDKVGTVLKKYSIKTVYSPFSKVANHLRTPKDVIPLQTPGVYKVDCSCGSSYIGQTKRTIAERVKEHIAAVKNRQVNKSAIAEHLLEAGTNHWIELHQPRVLSTDRHYYSRIVREAVEIKKHSNFNREDGYRLSSTWNPVISKCSRRRHDVTRQCKDVVSVVCRSTDNSEQCTLSENQVRVGIETRAARRRRLAATSVSS; encoded by the coding sequence atgtgtacaagtcgcgacagtttaaaatcgttaattgcAAACCGCTACGGGCCGgagtttgtaacaaaaataaaacaacttgaATTCCTTCGAGTAAAACGTGTGCGTTTGGAAACATCGCTCAGGTTTCTAGTAAGGTGTCGTGACGCGGATTTAGTACCCTCGGGAGTGCGTATCAAGCCGCGTAAGGACATTCCACACTCGGATGGGATTCTACAAAACGCAAGTGTTCGTCTCTTAAGACAATTAATACGGAATTGTCGGTATAACGTGAATAGTGTGGTGAGTGAACTTTATGACCTACATACGGAATGCAGTGCGGTATTATCAGTGGATGACTTTAACATTTGTGATCGTGTAACTTACAACCAGGCGTCTCGTATTTACGATTTGTGCATTGCCCGTCACGATGCAAAGTTTAATAGGTTAATTAACCGTTGCGGGAAGGTAATCGGTAAAACCCGAACACCGGCCACGTCCCAGCGTGATACGGTAATTAATTTGTCAAGTTCGCCGATTGATAATGCCACACACAGTGTACTGAGCAAGGGGTTAAATTATGCAGTAACTCCGAAACGGATTCCGTACGAAAATGTCATAAGTGGTGTTGAGGAAGTAATAACGCGTAACAAGGTGCCGTCTAACGATGCGGATACACTTAGACAGGATGTTGCCGTTATTCTACGAAAATCCAAGTTGCCGAAATCGAATGTTACTAtggaagagcgtcaagcactatCGAAACTGCGGGCTAATCGTGACGTCTTAGTGCTTAAGGCTGATAAAGGAAACGCCACCGTAGTAATGGACTCAGAGGACTATGACAGAAAAATACGGAGTCTGTTGAGTGACACTTCTGTTTACAAATCAGTGTCATATAACCCTACTGCCAGAGTGACGAAACGTATACGTTCACTCATCAGGGACCATGAAGACCTTTTCGCGGAGGATGTGTTTCAGCGTCTCGCAAGACCCAAGTGCGTTCAGCCGCCGAAGTTATACGGTTTGCCTAAAGTACATAAGGAGAGTGTACCGCTGCGCCCTATAGTGAGTCAAATCGATTCTCCCACCTATGATTTGGCGAAACACATCGCGTCAGTATTGCAACCGTTAACAGGTAAAACTGCATCCTTCGTAAAAGACTCACGTCACTTTGTTGATATCATCAAGACCATGAGAGTGGAACCGGATGAGGTTATGGTGAGTTTTGATGTGGAGTCACTGTTCACCAACGTTCCCATTCAGGACTGTCTTGATGTCGTCGAGATGAAGTTGAGGGAAACCGGTCTGTCTAGTGAGTACGTCGTTTTACTGAAGAACTGCTTAGAAGGAAACTACTTTCTCTATCGTGGACAATACTACCTCCAGACCGACGGAGTGGCCATGGGTAGCCCAGTGGCACCGGTTATGGCCAACATCTGGATGGAACACTTCGAACAATCCATAGACATGCAGGCATACAATGTGAAGCTATGGAAAAGGTATGTTGACGATGTGTATTGTATCATGAGAGGAGATAAACAGGACGTAGAACGGCTGTTGAACACCCTGAACTCCATTCATCCTAATATCAACTTCACATATgaaatggagacagacagatcgttggcctttctcgatgtcgaagtaaaggtgagaacagatggtaccttgggccacactgtttaccgaaaaccgacacacaccgatagGTATCTTCACGCAGATTCGCATCACcatccgcgacacctgcaatccgtCGTGACATCGCTAACAAATAGAGCATACGACCTatgtgaccctgaacacctagacggtgaactctcacacgttcaggaggtacttaagcggAACGGATACAGGAGGACCGAACGgcgtctgaagaggcaagaataTCAGACTGGTGtaagcagagtaccagcttttatgccctacataaaaggagtaacggataaagttggaacagtactgaagaaatactccataaagactgtatatagtccgttctccaaagtagctaaccatttgcgcacgccaaaggatgtaattcctcttcagacacctggcgtttacaaggtggattgtagctgcggtagttcatacatcggacagaccaaaagaacaatagctgaaagggtcaaggaacatatcgcagctgtcaagaaccggcaagtcaacaaatccgcgatagctgagcacttgttggaagcaggaaccaatcactggatcgaactacatcaaccccgggtcctctccacagatcgtcactattactccaggatagtacgagaagcggttgaaatcaaaaaacactctaatttcaaccgtgaagatggataccgtttatcatctacgtggaatcctgtcatcagcaagtgcagccgtcgccggcatgacgtaacgcgccagtgtaaagacgtcgttagtgttgtgtgtcgaagtaccgacaattccgaacaatgtacactcagtgaaaaccaagtgagggtaggcatcgaaactcgggccgcaaggagacgacgcttagcagccacatcagtcagctcgtga
- the LOC142975783 gene encoding putative glutamate receptor isoform X3, translated as MKCLSINGVASALNSLDNVRLHAHLGIIILTPRLKRNATGNITKLIKKLHELQMDTSAFDWLIAARSNQDYALINEILNATSIRFDQNIVVGYTYSRPSKPGYERKPLAGLCDTNFIYKINRDLHTQRRRNHYQNDFRYMRNNQKTEYERNYYRTSERFRNLTRQKTYKSDGSVLPLFHSGVTNYNYSRMYNMVNVSKFSLNNRLKKHGVTNKLDPKLRIISMIQYFKVRTNSTLYAYFLGNWNQQDSMSAVEAPYPVEARNFLGEKLIIGRCNSTMDGSPSLDDDGPPAGPMLDDILHFLTVRLNTTSLIRYYGKLGFRTYEGTWTGLLGALMDHSVDMALEPVTVHATRRQDMDFIFPIAETMCNIYIRQQETSTVRDIFLAPFSVRLVLCVVAVALVAALAIVIISRMTSSLRESTRKMGYTEALIWSTGILCQQGGTWTPSNPAASVLLIVCLFFAVVTYNAYAAFITSVLSVRVASVDTIAAVLHSPNFKIGYIRNGADQMYLMSTKDVQLNAFYIRGYSDADNLVSSAEEGLARAARQDYAFFAGQRVARSTLRSLSQARGRCAVRELPVHSTRAHLAFPLPRHSPYARPTLVSLLQLRSGGALARLEAALVPDMPQCAPPPGFASARATDVRSALILLTVGLISSLILGVGEYCWKNRQKLKSLLKTCYGRLIHLIMQ; from the exons ATGAAATGCCTCAGCATCAATGGTGTGGCTTCAGCTTTGAATTCACTGGACAATGTTCGATTGCATGCACATCTTGGTATTATCATCTTAACTCCCCGTCTCAAAAGAAATGCTACAGGCAACATTACCAAGCTTATAAAGAAG ttgcATGAATTACAAATGGATACTTCAGCATTCGACTGGCTAATAGCGGCAAGATCGAATCAAGATTATGCATTAATCAATGAAATACTGAATGCTACATCTATTCGCTTTGATCAAAACATTGTCGTCGGTTACACCTACAGTAGACCCAGTAAACCAGGGTATGAAAGGAAGCCCCTGGCCGGCCTTTGtgatacaaattttatttataagatcaACCGAGATTTGCATACTCAACGTCGACGCAACCATTACCAGAACGATTTTCGGTATATGCGTAATAACCAGAAAACTGAATATGAAAGGAATTACTACCGTACTTCGGAAAGGTTTAGAAACCTCACGAGgcaaaaaacttataaaagcGATGGCAGTGTTCTACCACTGTTCCACTCAGgagtaactaattataattattcaagaATGTACAATATGGTGAATGTGAGCAAGTTTTCACTCAACAATCGGCTGAAGAAACACGGCGTAACCAACAAACTAGACCCAAAGTTGAGAATAATTAGCATGATCCAGTACTTCAAAGTGCGAACAAATTCAACGTTGTATGCTTATTTTTTGG gAAATTGGAATCAGCAGGACTCTATGTCAGCGGTAGAAGCACCGTACCCGGTTGAAGCTAGGAATTTCTTGGGCGAGAAATTGATAATTGGAAGATGTAATTCTACAATGGATGGGAGCCCCTCGTTAGATGATGATGGGCCTCCAGCGGGACCCATGCTTGATGATATCCTTCATTTCTTAACAGTGCGATTGAATACAAC GTCCTTGATCCGGTATTACGGTAAGTTAGGGTTCCGTACGTATGAGGGCACTTGGACAGGATTATTGGGGGCTCTAATGGACCATTCAGTGGATATGGCTTTGGAACCCGTTACGGTGCATGCAACTCGACGCCAAGATATGGACTTCATATTTCCTATTGCAGAGACCAT GTGTAACATTTACATTCGTCAACAAGAGACATCTACGGTTCGCGACATATTTCTAGCGCCGTTCAGCGTCCGACTGGTCTTATGTGTGGTAGCAGTGGCCTTAGTAGCAGCCTTAGCCATTGTGATCATCAGTAGAATGACGTCATCACTACGAGAAAGTACCAGGAAGATGGGTTACACTGAAGCTTTAATTTGGTCTACAGGCATTCTGTGTCAACAAG GTGGAACATGGACGCCATCAAACCCCGCTGCGAGTGTGCTGCTCATCGTGTGTCTGTTCTTCGCTGTAGTCACATACAATGCCTATGCAGCCTTCATAACATCAGTCTTGTCCGTTCGTGTAGCAAGTGTGGACACCATCGCCGCTGTACTGCATTCACCTAACTTCAAAATCGGATATATAAGGAATGGAGCTGATCAGATGTATCTAATG TCAACAAAAGACGTGCAGTTAAACGCTTTCTACATCCGAGGGTATTCAGACGCGGATAACCTGGTGTCGTCTGCTGAAGAAGGACTGGCTCGTGCAGCTAGGCAAGATTACGCTTTCTTTGCAGGCCAACGAGTCGCGCGATCTACATTAAG GTCGCTCAGCCAGGCACGTGGTCGATGTGCAGTGAGGGAACTGCCGGTCCATTCGACGCGAGCTCATCTTGCTTTCCCATTACCAAGACATTCCCCGTATGCCAGACCTACTCTTGTCTC TCTGTTGCAGTTGCGCAGTGGTGGTGCCCTGGCCAGGTTAGAAGCAGCCTTGGTCCCTGACATGCCTCAATGCGCCCCGCCGCCAGGGTTTGCCTCTGCCCGAGCTACTGACGTTCGCTCTGCACTGATCTTACTCACCGTTGGTCTCATATCCTCTCTCATATTAG GTGTTGGAGAGTATTGCTGGAAAAATCGTCAGAAATTGAAATCTTTATTAAAGACATGTTACGGCCGGCTGATACATTTaattatgcaataa